The DNA segment AACTATCAGGCCGGAAGAGAAGGCCTCAAATATGCATCCGATAAAGGACTAGGCGTAGTGATCATGGAGCCCTTGCGCGGCGGAAAACTAGCAGATGTGGCACCACATCTGGCAGAGACCTTTAAAGTGGAGAAAAAGCCCGTGGAATGGGCACTCGATTTCCTGTGGGATCAGCCGGAAGTCAGTCTGCTCTTAAGTGGTATGAGCAATGAGCAGCAAGTTCGGGATAATCTGATATATGCCAGTCGTTCTTCTGCAGGTATGCTCAGTGAGAAAGAAAGAGAAATATTCCCGAAGGCGAAAGAAATCTTCGATACCATGGCACTCGTCGGATGTACAAAGTGCAGATATTGCATGCCCTGCCCGTCCGGAATCGATATCCCGGGTATCTTTGCCATCTATAACGGCACGGCTGTCACAGGGGAAGATAAGGCCAAGAAAGAATACGCTGAACTGGAAACAAAGGCAGATGCCTGTGTAAAGTGCCGCAAATGTGAGAAAGCCTGTCCGCAGCATATCAAAGTGAGCAGTCTGATGGAAAAACTGGCTGTTTCGCTTCAGTAGACGAAGATAAACAGGAGGTGCGAATATGAGACTGGATGTAAAAAAGGCAGGTGATTAATAAGGTGATTCATAATGTGAAACAGTTTTTTGTAGTCCTGAAATTTGAAATTGGAAATTATCTGAAAAATAAAAGTTTTCTTATCACCACTTTTGCGCTTGCAATTATCCTGTCGGGAATTGTCATTGTCCCCACCTTTTTTATGGGTAACAATAATAAAAAGGCAGATCCTGAGGAGGACAATAAGACTAAACTTGCACTTCTCGATACACATGAATCTCTTGGTGAACTCGATGATTTCGAACATTCCATGCCGAATTATGACTGGGTCAACTGTTCCGATGAGCAGGAGCTGCACGATGCCGTGAGAAAAGGTAAAGCGAAGGCTGGTTTTATTATACTTGACGATAATCAGTATCAATATGTGGTAGAAAACAGATCTGTGACGGACACGATTCAGGAGGATTTTGAGACTTCCATGAACCGTAATTACCGGATGAAGGTTCTGACAAAGATGGGAATCGATGCCGCGGAAGTTGAGAGGTTATTTGATACCCCTTTGGAATCTAAGACAGTGATTCTCGGAAAAGACAGTGCGAAGAACTATGCATATACATATGTTTTGGTATTCATAATGTATATTATGGTGATCTTCTATGGTCAGATGATTGCTACCTCCGTGACAAGTGAAAAAAGCAATCGGGCAATCGAGATCCTGGTAACCAGTACCAACAGCGACAGTCTGATCTTTGGGAAAGTCATCGCAGGCGCGATTGCAAGTTTGCTCCAAGGCGGAATTATCATAGGGGCAGGACTGCTCTCTTATCGCTTTTTTCATGATGCGTGGAATAATAAGCTGGATTTCCTGCTTGACGTTCCGAAAAATGTCTGGGCGATATTTATTATATTCGGAATTCTGGGATATCTGCTCTATGCATTTCTCTTCGGGATGCTCGGAGCACTGGTCTCGAAGACAGAAGATATCAGCAAAAGCTCTATGCCAGTCATGATGATTTATATAGTAGCCTTCCTCATCGCCGTGATGGGAATGAACATGCCGGACAGCATGATGATGAAAATTGCCTCCTTTGTGCCATTTACTTCCTGTAACAGTATGTTTATCAGGGTCGCCATGGGAACTGTATCAAAGCTTGAAGTTCTGATATCCGCAGTCATACTTGGAGTCTCCTGTGTGCTCACCGGCATGCTCGCATCGAAAATTTTCCGATTTGGAACGCTGATGTATGGAAACCCAATTAAGTTTCGAACTGCAGTTAAAAAAATAAGAGAAAAGTAAAGACCGGCTGCTTTTGGAGGTGGGTTCTCATACTCTTTCTTGTCCCGTCCATGCGTTTGTGATAGAATAAGGCAAGAAGTGAGGTAATTTAAAACATGAGACGAATACTGCTTGTCGCGGTAAATGCAAAATATATTCATTCGAATCTGGCGGTCTATTCTCTGAAGGCCTATGCAAAGACCAAAGGGATACCGGTGGATCTCGCAGAATACACGATTAATCAGCAAAAAGATGAAATAATGAAAGGAATCTTTCAGTATCAGCCGGATCTGCTCTGCTTTTCCTGCTATGTCTGGAATATTTCATTTGTGAGAGAGCTGATCATGGATCTTCATAAGGTGCTTCCCAAGACAAAGATTTGGGTCGGGGGGCCTGAAGTATCTTTTGATGCAGACAAGGTGCTGCAGGAGAATGCGGCCATTGACGGTGTGATGCGAGGCGAGGGCGAGAAAACTTTTGCCAGGCTGGCTGCTTATTTTTGTAAAAGTAAAGAGAGTAATAAAAAGCTGGAAAATATCAGTGGACTTACTTACATGGGCGAGAAAGGCGAAATCTATAGAAACCCTGACTGCGAGATTATGGACTTAAGTGATGTCCCTTTTCCGTATGAGAATCTGGATTATTTCGACCATCGAATCATCTATTATGAATCCAGCAGAGGCTGTCCGTTTAACTGCAGCTACTGTCTGTCATCTGTGGATAAGAGACTTAGATTCCGGGATGTGAATTTGGTGAAGAAAGAGCTCCGGTTTTTTCTGGACAGACAAGTGCATCAGGTCAAGTTTGTAGACCGGACCTTCAATTGTAATCGCGAGCATGCCATGGAGATCTGGAAGTTTTTGCTTGAGCAGGACAATGGCATTACAAACTTTCATTTTGAAATTGCGGCGGATCTAATCACAAGAGAGGAACTGCAGCTATTCAAGAGGATGCGTCCGGGACTCATACAGCTTGAGATTGGTGTACAGTCGACGAACCCCGAAACCGTTGCAGAGATACACCGAAAGATGGATTTTCAAAAGGTAGCCGGCCGGGTTCTTGAGATCCAGAAATACCACAACATCAATCAACATCTGGATCTGATCGCAGGTCTTCCCTATGAAGATTATGACAGCTTTGCGAACTCGTTTCAGGATGTATATCGTCTGCATCCGGAACAGCTGCAGCTTGGCTTTTTGAAAGTGCTGAAAGGATCCTATATGGGAGCACATATCGAGGAATACGAGGGAAAATATCATGCGAAAGAGCCTTATGAGATTTTGTCGACAAGATGGCTTCCTTACTTTGATGTGCTCCGCTTAAAGCAGGTCGAGGAAATGGTAGAAGTTTATTACAACAGCGGACAGTACACAAATCTGCTCGCCAGAATCGAAAAGAAGTACGACAATATGTTCTATTTCTTTGAGCAGCTGGGAAGCTACTATGAAGAACATGGTTTCTTTGCCGCATCCCACACGCGAATCCGCCGTTATGAGATTCTGATGGCGTTTTTACAGAAACATTTTCCTAAAGAGACAGATATCATTAAGGAACTAGCCGTGCTGGATATCTATGCCAGAGAAAATGCGAAGAGTCGTCCCGACTTTGCCACCGATCAAAAAGAATACAAACGTTTTTTCAGAGAATTGTTCAAAAAAGAGGAAGAGACAAGAGAACTCCTTCCCGATTATAAGAATTATGATGCGAAACAGTTGATGAAAATGACGCATGTGGAAGTCGTAACTTCCATCTATGATCAGCCAAAGGCCTTTTTGTTTGATTATCGGCAGAGAGACCCAATCAATGGGAGTGCACGGATAATTGATGTGACAGATAAGATGTAAGCAACGATAATTAATTCGAAAATAAATCAGAATAGAGAGGTGCAAGACATGATGAATCCAAAGAGACGTAAAATAATCACCGGCGTAATGGCGGTTATTCTGGTAGTGGCGATGGTAGTACCAATGGTACTAAGCTTTTTACTGTAAAATTCGCGCCCCAACAAACAAATATAAAGGAGGCACGAATGAAAAAAAGGATTGCAAGTCTGATTATATCTGTATGCCTGTGTATCACAGCTGCCCTTACTGTTAAGGCGGATACCACAGCGGACAAGCAGACTGCTCTAGATGGCATCTATATTGAAAATGTGAATATTTCTGGCATGTCCGAGGAAGATATTGATCAAGTTGTACAGGCAAAGATCGATGAACTTTCACAATGCAGGATTGAGTTATATGTGGGAAAGCATGGGACCACGATTATGGCAGGGGATCTAGGCCTTTTTGCGAAAGACACTAAAATCGCACGACGTGCAGTTGATCTCGGACAAAGAGGAAATGTCCTTGAAAGATTCGAGACCGGCCGTCAGATGAAAAAAGGTCCGCTGGTCCTTGAAATCCAGTATCAGGTTGATCAAGATAAAGTGAAAAGCATGATAGCCGATCAGTGCAGCCAGCTTAGTCATCCTGCCATCAA comes from the Blautia liquoris genome and includes:
- a CDS encoding B12-binding domain-containing radical SAM protein — protein: MRRILLVAVNAKYIHSNLAVYSLKAYAKTKGIPVDLAEYTINQQKDEIMKGIFQYQPDLLCFSCYVWNISFVRELIMDLHKVLPKTKIWVGGPEVSFDADKVLQENAAIDGVMRGEGEKTFARLAAYFCKSKESNKKLENISGLTYMGEKGEIYRNPDCEIMDLSDVPFPYENLDYFDHRIIYYESSRGCPFNCSYCLSSVDKRLRFRDVNLVKKELRFFLDRQVHQVKFVDRTFNCNREHAMEIWKFLLEQDNGITNFHFEIAADLITREELQLFKRMRPGLIQLEIGVQSTNPETVAEIHRKMDFQKVAGRVLEIQKYHNINQHLDLIAGLPYEDYDSFANSFQDVYRLHPEQLQLGFLKVLKGSYMGAHIEEYEGKYHAKEPYEILSTRWLPYFDVLRLKQVEEMVEVYYNSGQYTNLLARIEKKYDNMFYFFEQLGSYYEEHGFFAASHTRIRRYEILMAFLQKHFPKETDIIKELAVLDIYARENAKSRPDFATDQKEYKRFFRELFKKEEETRELLPDYKNYDAKQLMKMTHVEVVTSIYDQPKAFLFDYRQRDPINGSARIIDVTDKM
- a CDS encoding ABC transporter permease — translated: MKQFFVVLKFEIGNYLKNKSFLITTFALAIILSGIVIVPTFFMGNNNKKADPEEDNKTKLALLDTHESLGELDDFEHSMPNYDWVNCSDEQELHDAVRKGKAKAGFIILDDNQYQYVVENRSVTDTIQEDFETSMNRNYRMKVLTKMGIDAAEVERLFDTPLESKTVILGKDSAKNYAYTYVLVFIMYIMVIFYGQMIATSVTSEKSNRAIEILVTSTNSDSLIFGKVIAGAIASLLQGGIIIGAGLLSYRFFHDAWNNKLDFLLDVPKNVWAIFIIFGILGYLLYAFLFGMLGALVSKTEDISKSSMPVMMIYIVAFLIAVMGMNMPDSMMMKIASFVPFTSCNSMFIRVAMGTVSKLEVLISAVILGVSCVLTGMLASKIFRFGTLMYGNPIKFRTAVKKIREK
- a CDS encoding aldo/keto reductase: MKYRKFGKTGAEVSVLGVGGMRFPTKKVNDKEVIDQKRAIGMIRTAIDGGVNYLDTAYSYHNGESEILYKNALKDGYRDKVYIADKSPVWLIKKAEDFDTLLDEQLKRLGVDSIDFYLLHGLDRPRFEELVKKFDLTGRMQKAKEAGKIKHLGFSFHDDLDTFKDIIDYYDGWEFCQIQYNYVDVNYQAGREGLKYASDKGLGVVIMEPLRGGKLADVAPHLAETFKVEKKPVEWALDFLWDQPEVSLLLSGMSNEQQVRDNLIYASRSSAGMLSEKEREIFPKAKEIFDTMALVGCTKCRYCMPCPSGIDIPGIFAIYNGTAVTGEDKAKKEYAELETKADACVKCRKCEKACPQHIKVSSLMEKLAVSLQ